The proteins below come from a single Streptococcus porcinus genomic window:
- the dhaK gene encoding dihydroxyacetone kinase subunit DhaK, whose amino-acid sequence MKKIMNQPEAIVQDMLDGFAFIHSDLVERVEGYDVIVRKAEKTGKVAIISGGGSGHEPSHAGFVGEGMLSAAICGAVFTSPTPDQILEAIKAADEGAGVFMVIKNYSGDIMNFEMAQEMAEMEGISVASVVVDDDIAVENSLYTQGKRGVAGTILVHKILGYAAHQGKSLEDIKQIADALVPNIKTIGLALSGATVPEVGKPGFVLEDDEFEYGVGIHGEPGYKKEKMKVSSELAKELVSKLADAFQLESGQNYGLLINGLGSTPLMEQYVFANDVAKLMAEYGINVVYKKLGDYMTSLDMAGLSLTLIKIESDQWLEALTAKVTTPAW is encoded by the coding sequence ATGAAAAAAATTATGAATCAACCAGAAGCTATTGTGCAAGATATGCTTGATGGTTTTGCCTTCATCCATTCTGATTTAGTAGAACGAGTGGAAGGTTATGATGTTATTGTTCGTAAAGCCGAAAAAACTGGTAAGGTTGCTATTATCTCCGGTGGAGGTTCTGGCCATGAACCTTCTCATGCTGGCTTTGTCGGAGAAGGGATGCTTTCAGCTGCAATTTGTGGCGCCGTCTTCACATCGCCAACACCTGATCAAATTTTGGAGGCTATTAAAGCCGCTGATGAAGGTGCTGGCGTCTTTATGGTAATAAAAAATTATTCTGGCGATATTATGAATTTTGAAATGGCGCAAGAAATGGCTGAGATGGAAGGAATCTCAGTAGCGAGTGTTGTAGTTGATGATGATATTGCGGTTGAAAATAGTCTCTACACACAAGGTAAACGTGGTGTAGCAGGAACCATTTTAGTGCATAAAATTTTAGGATATGCTGCGCATCAAGGAAAATCATTGGAAGACATCAAACAAATAGCTGATGCATTAGTACCAAATATCAAGACAATTGGTTTAGCATTGTCAGGAGCAACAGTGCCAGAAGTTGGCAAACCAGGATTTGTGCTAGAAGATGATGAGTTTGAATACGGTGTTGGTATCCACGGTGAACCTGGTTACAAAAAGGAAAAAATGAAAGTTTCTTCTGAATTAGCTAAAGAACTGGTTTCCAAGTTAGCAGATGCTTTCCAACTTGAATCAGGACAAAACTATGGTCTTCTTATCAATGGTTTGGGTAGCACACCCCTTATGGAACAATATGTATTTGCCAATGACGTCGCTAAATTAATGGCTGAATATGGCATCAATGTGGTTTATAAAAAGTTAGGTGATTATATGACGAGCTTGGACATGGCTGGTCTATCATTGACTCTTATAAAAATTGAATCAGACCAATGGTTAGAAGCCTTAACTGCTAAAGTTACTACACCAGCTTGGTAA
- the dhaS gene encoding dihydroxyacetone kinase transcriptional activator DhaS, giving the protein MATSLITKKKIAKAFKKELAYKPFDKISVVDIMDQAGIRRQTFYNHFLDKYELLDWIFETELQEQVTNNLNYITGFQLLDELLFYFGNNKTFYAQLFAIKDQNDFYSYFGDYCLVLLEKIIAEQELKTKLNLEADYRSFLKTYHSRALADMIRAFVTDKQMQPQTDLIKKTILASMTEG; this is encoded by the coding sequence GTGGCAACATCACTAATTACAAAAAAGAAAATTGCCAAGGCTTTTAAAAAAGAACTAGCCTATAAACCTTTTGATAAAATTTCTGTCGTTGACATCATGGATCAAGCTGGCATTCGTAGGCAGACCTTCTATAATCATTTTCTTGATAAATATGAACTCTTAGACTGGATTTTTGAAACCGAGCTACAAGAGCAGGTGACCAATAACCTCAATTACATTACTGGCTTTCAACTGTTAGATGAGTTACTCTTTTACTTTGGCAATAACAAAACATTTTATGCTCAGCTTTTTGCTATTAAAGACCAGAACGATTTTTATAGCTATTTTGGTGACTATTGCTTGGTTTTATTAGAAAAAATTATCGCTGAACAAGAACTTAAAACAAAACTTAATCTGGAAGCCGATTATCGCTCTTTTCTCAAAACTTATCATTCAAGAGCATTGGCGGACATGATTAGAGCATTTGTAACCGACAAGCAAATGCAGCCACAAACCGATTTAATTAAAAAAACGATTCTCGCTAGTATGACGGAAGGGTAG
- the dhaQ gene encoding DhaKLM operon coactivator DhaQ translates to MVTISNHKYMMIDHYIKGMLLAHPHLAKVPKKPIIYNKEHQSELIPILSGGGSGHEPAHIGFIGDGMLTAAVYGDLFTPPSSEQILEALRFLNKGKGVFVIIKNFEADIREFSKAIHQARLEGIPVRYIISHDDISVEPKKIFQMRHRGLAGTILLHKILGQAARQGAGLKELEQIGFHLATEIATIGFATKSPTFPNAALPLFELPKGHISFGIGIHGEEGYRTVPFTSSEHLAVEIVNKLQIKFHWQEDEKFILLANNLGTTTELEQGIFLNDLGQLLELEGLDIAYLKNGKYMTSLDMAGISVTLARLKDPIWLDYLKAPTNAFAW, encoded by the coding sequence ATGGTTACGATTTCAAATCATAAATATATGATGATTGATCACTATATCAAAGGAATGCTTTTAGCACATCCTCACCTCGCTAAAGTACCTAAAAAACCGATTATCTATAATAAGGAGCACCAGTCAGAGCTCATTCCAATCCTGTCTGGAGGAGGCTCGGGACATGAACCAGCACATATCGGCTTTATTGGCGATGGCATGTTAACAGCAGCTGTCTATGGCGACCTTTTCACTCCTCCCAGTTCTGAGCAAATCTTAGAAGCTCTGCGATTCCTTAACAAGGGAAAGGGAGTCTTTGTTATTATTAAAAATTTCGAAGCTGACATCCGAGAATTTAGTAAGGCCATTCACCAAGCACGGCTTGAAGGAATTCCCGTTAGATACATTATTTCTCACGATGATATCTCCGTTGAACCTAAAAAAATTTTTCAGATGCGTCACCGAGGATTAGCAGGAACAATTCTATTACATAAAATTTTGGGACAAGCTGCGCGTCAAGGGGCAGGGCTAAAAGAGCTTGAGCAAATCGGGTTTCATCTTGCCACTGAGATAGCAACTATTGGCTTTGCAACCAAATCACCCACCTTCCCAAATGCTGCGCTACCACTTTTTGAATTACCTAAAGGTCATATCTCTTTTGGTATTGGAATTCACGGAGAAGAAGGCTATCGGACCGTTCCATTTACTTCCTCTGAACATTTAGCAGTCGAAATAGTCAATAAATTACAGATAAAATTCCATTGGCAAGAAGATGAGAAATTTATCTTGTTAGCCAATAATTTAGGAACAACAACAGAATTAGAACAAGGTATATTTCTAAACGACCTAGGACAATTGTTAGAACTTGAAGGATTAGATATAGCTTATCTCAAAAACGGTAAATACATGACCAGCCTTGATATGGCAGGAATTTCAGTGACCCTAGCTCGCCTAAAAGATCCCATCTGGCTAGACTACCTTAAGGCACCCACCAATGCCTTTGCTTGGTAA
- a CDS encoding ABC transporter permease: MQKLGRMHVIFIKQYLKQILEYKVDFVVGVLGVFLTQGLNLLFLNVLFQHIPSLAGWTFEQITFIYGFSLIPKGIDHLFFDNLWALGQRLVLKGEFDKYLTRPISPLFHVMVETFQVDALGELLVGTLLLVTSFGTIAWSIPKVVLFILIIPFATLIYTSLKIATASISFWTKQSGAITYIFYMFNDFAKYPISIYHSFLKWVISFIIPFAFAAYYPASYFLTGENGLFNVGGVVLISLLVFALSTKLWNLGIDAYESAGS; the protein is encoded by the coding sequence ATGCAAAAATTAGGACGGATGCATGTTATTTTTATCAAGCAATACCTCAAGCAAATTCTAGAATATAAAGTTGATTTTGTTGTGGGTGTGTTGGGAGTTTTTCTAACCCAAGGGCTTAATCTACTCTTTTTAAATGTCCTTTTTCAACATATTCCCTCCTTAGCAGGCTGGACTTTTGAGCAGATTACCTTTATCTATGGATTTTCTCTAATTCCAAAAGGGATTGACCATCTCTTTTTCGATAATCTCTGGGCTTTAGGTCAGAGGCTTGTACTAAAGGGAGAATTTGATAAATATTTGACTAGACCGATTAGTCCCCTCTTTCATGTCATGGTCGAAACATTCCAAGTAGATGCCTTAGGGGAATTGCTAGTAGGAACACTCTTACTAGTAACGAGTTTTGGCACGATTGCTTGGTCTATTCCAAAAGTGGTCCTTTTTATCTTGATTATTCCTTTTGCTACATTGATTTATACATCGTTAAAGATTGCTACGGCAAGCATCTCTTTTTGGACGAAGCAGTCTGGGGCTATTACTTATATTTTTTATATGTTCAATGATTTTGCCAAATACCCAATATCAATTTATCATTCATTTCTAAAATGGGTGATTAGCTTTATTATTCCTTTTGCCTTTGCTGCCTATTACCCTGCATCCTATTTTTTAACGGGGGAAAACGGCTTATTTAATGTAGGAGGAGTGGTATTAATATCCTTACTTGTTTTTGCACTCTCAACAAAACTTTGGAACTTAGGAATAGATGCTTATGAAAGTGCAGGGTCTTAA
- a CDS encoding ABC transporter permease yields the protein MLSFWRRYKPFISSGIQQLITYRVNFFLYRIGDVIGAFVAFYLWKAVFKSSQQSLINGFTLADMTLYVIMSFVTALLTKSDSSFMIGEEVKDGSIIMRLLRPVHFATSYLFMEIGSRWIIFISVGIPFLVLILIVKVMAGVPYLYLLYTIFSYVLSILLAFLINFYFNICFGFSAFVFKNLWGSNLLKNSILAFLSGSLIPLVFFPKLIADILSYLPFSSLVYTPVMILLGKYTVNQTVGAILLQVFWLIVMVSLSQLIWKKVQYHLTIQGG from the coding sequence ATGCTTAGCTTTTGGAGACGTTATAAACCCTTTATCAGTTCAGGAATCCAGCAACTAATTACTTATCGCGTTAATTTCTTTTTATACCGGATAGGCGATGTTATAGGAGCATTTGTCGCTTTTTATCTTTGGAAAGCTGTCTTTAAGTCTTCACAGCAGTCTTTAATTAATGGTTTTACACTAGCAGATATGACCTTATATGTTATTATGAGTTTTGTGACCGCCTTACTGACAAAATCAGACAGCTCATTTATGATTGGGGAAGAGGTCAAAGATGGCTCAATTATTATGCGACTGCTTCGGCCTGTACATTTTGCTACTTCCTATTTGTTTATGGAGATTGGTTCTCGCTGGATTATTTTTATTAGTGTTGGTATTCCATTCTTAGTGTTAATTTTAATTGTAAAAGTGATGGCCGGGGTACCTTACTTATACCTGCTTTATACAATTTTCAGCTATGTACTCAGTATTTTATTGGCTTTTTTAATTAATTTTTATTTCAATATATGTTTTGGTTTTTCAGCATTTGTCTTCAAAAATCTCTGGGGTTCTAATCTATTGAAGAATTCGATTCTTGCTTTTTTGTCAGGGAGTCTCATACCCCTAGTCTTCTTTCCAAAATTAATAGCCGATATTCTTAGTTACCTGCCTTTTTCATCTTTAGTTTATACTCCGGTGATGATTCTGCTTGGGAAATACACAGTTAATCAGACAGTAGGAGCAATACTATTACAAGTCTTTTGGTTAATTGTGATGGTGAGCCTATCTCAATTAATATGGAAGAAAGTGCAATATCATTTAACAATTCAAGGGGGTTAG
- a CDS encoding ABC transporter ATP-binding protein: protein MTMIEVSHLHKNFIKTVKEPGLKGALKSFVHPQLEIFEAVKDLSFEVPKGQVLGFIGANGAGKSTTIKMLTGILKPTSGYCRINGKIPQENRQDYVRDIGVVFGQRTQLWWDLALQETYTVLKEIYDVPDQLFNKRMAFLNEVLDLNEFIKDPVRTLSLGQRMRADIAASLLHNPKVLFLDEPTIGLDVSVKDNIRKAIAQINQEEETTILLTTHDLSDIEQLCDRIIMIDKGQEIFDGSVNQLKQRFGKMKSLSFELESGQEELVKQFANISSWEMTYHDLILDIHYDSSLFQTAEIIKKIMLDFKVRDLKMVDVDIEEIVRRFYRKEL, encoded by the coding sequence ATGACAATGATTGAGGTATCACACCTTCATAAAAATTTTATTAAAACTGTTAAGGAACCAGGTTTAAAAGGGGCTTTAAAGTCTTTTGTTCATCCTCAACTAGAAATTTTTGAAGCAGTAAAAGACTTATCTTTTGAAGTTCCTAAAGGGCAGGTTTTAGGCTTTATTGGAGCTAATGGTGCGGGTAAATCAACAACGATAAAAATGTTGACAGGAATCTTAAAGCCCACTTCGGGTTATTGTCGCATTAATGGAAAGATTCCTCAAGAAAATCGCCAAGATTACGTCAGAGATATTGGTGTTGTTTTTGGGCAACGGACTCAGCTTTGGTGGGATTTAGCATTACAAGAAACTTACACGGTTTTAAAAGAAATCTACGATGTTCCGGACCAACTCTTTAACAAGCGCATGGCTTTTTTAAATGAAGTCCTTGATCTAAATGAGTTTATTAAAGATCCTGTTCGGACATTATCACTTGGACAACGAATGCGAGCAGACATAGCAGCTTCACTATTACACAATCCGAAAGTTCTATTTTTAGATGAACCTACGATTGGGCTAGATGTTTCAGTAAAAGATAATATTCGCAAAGCTATTGCTCAGATTAATCAAGAAGAAGAAACAACCATTTTATTAACAACACATGATTTAAGCGATATTGAACAACTTTGTGATCGTATTATTATGATTGATAAGGGACAAGAGATTTTTGATGGTTCAGTTAATCAGTTAAAACAAAGGTTTGGAAAGATGAAGAGTCTCTCTTTTGAGTTAGAGTCTGGTCAAGAAGAATTAGTCAAGCAGTTTGCAAACATCTCTTCTTGGGAAATGACTTACCATGACCTTATTTTAGATATCCACTACGATAGTTCTCTTTTTCAAACAGCTGAGATTATTAAAAAAATTATGTTAGATTTTAAAGTGAGAGATTTGAAGATGGTAGATGTTGATATTGAGGAAATCGTTCGACGCTTTTACCGAAAGGAGCTTTGA
- the thrS gene encoding threonine--tRNA ligase, whose translation MIKITFPDGAVREFESGITTFEVAQSISNSLAKKALAGKFNGQLIDTNRPLEEDGSIEIVTPDHEDAFGVLRHSAAHLFAQAAKRLFPNIHLGVGPAIADGFYYDTDNQAGQISNEDLPRIEEEMKKIVKENHPCIREEVSKEEALEIFKDDPYKVELINEHSDDAAGLTIYRQGEFVDLCRGPHVPSTGRIQVFHLLNVAGAYWRGNSDNAMMQRVYGTAWFDKKDLKAYLTRLEEAKERDHRKLGKELDLFMVNPEVGQGLPFWLPNGATIRRTLERYITDKELASGYQHVYTPPMASVDFYKTSGHWDHYRDDMFPTMDMGDGEEFVLRPMNCPHHIEVYKHHVHSYRELPIRIAELGMMHRYEKSGALSGLQRVREMTLNDGHLFVTPEQIQEEFQRALQLIIDVYEDFNLTDYRFRLSYRDPNDTEKYFDNDEMWEKAQSMLKAALDEMGVDYFEAEGEAAFYGPKLDIQVKTALGNEETLSTIQLDFLLPERFDLKYIGADGEEHRPVMIHRGVISTMERFTAILIETYKGAFPTWLAPHQVTVIPISNEAHVDYAWEVAKILRDKGVRADVDDRNEKMQYKIRASQTSKIPYQLIVGDKEMEEKSVNVRRYGSKATHTETVVQFVETILADIARKSKPVVE comes from the coding sequence ATGATTAAGATTACTTTTCCAGATGGTGCTGTTCGTGAGTTTGAATCTGGCATCACAACATTTGAAGTTGCCCAATCCATTAGTAATTCTTTGGCTAAGAAAGCTTTGGCAGGAAAATTTAATGGTCAGTTAATTGATACAAATCGTCCTCTTGAAGAAGATGGCAGTATTGAAATTGTTACACCAGATCATGAAGATGCATTTGGTGTTTTGCGTCATTCAGCTGCTCATTTATTTGCGCAGGCTGCAAAACGCCTTTTCCCAAATATTCATCTCGGTGTAGGACCAGCTATTGCTGATGGTTTCTATTACGATACCGATAATCAAGCCGGACAAATTTCTAATGAAGATCTTCCTCGTATTGAAGAAGAAATGAAAAAAATTGTTAAGGAAAATCATCCATGTATTCGTGAGGAAGTTTCAAAAGAAGAAGCTTTAGAAATCTTTAAAGATGATCCTTATAAAGTGGAATTGATTAATGAACACTCCGATGATGCTGCCGGTTTAACTATTTACCGTCAAGGTGAGTTTGTGGATTTGTGCCGTGGTCCTCATGTTCCATCAACAGGACGGATTCAAGTCTTCCATCTTTTAAATGTTGCCGGAGCATATTGGCGTGGTAATAGTGACAACGCTATGATGCAAAGAGTTTATGGAACTGCCTGGTTTGATAAGAAAGACCTTAAAGCCTACTTAACACGTTTGGAAGAAGCAAAAGAGCGTGACCACAGAAAACTCGGTAAAGAACTTGATTTATTTATGGTTAACCCAGAAGTAGGTCAAGGCCTTCCATTCTGGTTACCAAATGGGGCAACTATTCGTCGTACGCTTGAGCGTTATATCACTGATAAAGAACTAGCTTCAGGCTATCAACATGTTTATACTCCTCCGATGGCATCAGTAGACTTTTATAAAACTTCTGGTCACTGGGACCACTATCGTGATGATATGTTCCCAACAATGGATATGGGAGATGGTGAAGAGTTTGTGCTTCGCCCGATGAATTGTCCTCATCATATTGAAGTTTACAAGCATCATGTTCATTCTTATCGCGAGTTGCCAATTCGAATTGCTGAGCTAGGGATGATGCACCGCTATGAGAAATCAGGTGCATTATCAGGACTGCAACGTGTGCGTGAAATGACGCTTAATGACGGGCATCTATTCGTTACACCAGAGCAAATCCAGGAAGAATTCCAACGTGCACTTCAATTAATCATAGATGTATATGAAGACTTTAATTTAACGGACTATCGTTTCCGTTTGTCTTACCGTGATCCTAATGATACAGAAAAATATTTTGATAATGATGAGATGTGGGAAAAAGCACAAAGTATGCTTAAAGCAGCCCTTGATGAAATGGGTGTTGACTACTTTGAAGCAGAAGGGGAAGCAGCCTTCTATGGTCCGAAACTTGATATCCAGGTGAAAACAGCACTTGGTAACGAAGAAACCTTATCTACTATTCAGTTAGACTTCTTATTACCTGAACGGTTTGATTTGAAGTATATTGGTGCTGATGGTGAAGAACACCGTCCAGTTATGATACATCGTGGTGTCATTTCAACAATGGAACGTTTTACTGCCATCTTGATTGAAACTTACAAAGGGGCTTTCCCAACTTGGTTAGCACCTCATCAAGTTACTGTGATTCCAATTTCAAATGAAGCTCATGTGGATTATGCTTGGGAAGTTGCTAAAATCTTACGCGACAAAGGTGTTCGTGCGGACGTCGATGATCGAAATGAAAAAATGCAATACAAGATTCGTGCTTCTCAAACCAGCAAAATTCCTTACCAATTAATTGTTGGTGACAAAGAAATGGAAGAAAAATCAGTCAATGTTCGTCGTTATGGAAGCAAAGCCACACATACTGAAACGGTTGTCCAATTTGTAGAAACTATTCTGGCTGATATTGCCCGTAAATCAAAACCAGTAGTGGAATAG
- a CDS encoding glycosyltransferase family 4 protein — MRIGLFTDTYFPQVSGVATSIRTLKDELEKEGHEVYVFTTTDRNVKRFEDPTIIRLPSVPFVSFTDRRVVYRGLISSYKIAKQYDLDIIHTQTEFSLGLLGKMVAKALRIPIIHTYHTQYEDYVTYIANGKLIRPSMVKPILKSFLKEVDGLICPSPIVSNLIDDYQIAIPKRVIPTGIELEKYLCNDISDDDIRDLKEQLQIQEDETILLSLSRISSEKNIQAIIKQMPDILAGNSKVKLLIVGDGPYLEDLKDMASTLGVDANVIFTGMIPHDKVGHYYKACDFFISASTSETQGLTYIESLACGKPIIAHGNPYLDELISDKMFGTLYYHESDLADAVLDAILETPKMSQELLDQKRYEISSEHFGQSVYTFYLDTLINKSERNKQKLSLRITGSSKRESIKLVQSASQLPTRAFKATAVTSAKVVKAPLKMVNAIRDFLE; from the coding sequence ATGCGAATTGGTCTATTTACAGATACCTATTTCCCGCAAGTTTCAGGTGTAGCTACGAGTATTAGAACTTTAAAGGATGAGTTAGAAAAAGAAGGACATGAAGTTTATGTCTTTACGACGACTGATCGTAACGTTAAGCGTTTTGAAGATCCAACAATTATTAGACTACCAAGCGTTCCTTTTGTGTCTTTTACGGACCGTCGAGTAGTATATCGTGGCCTTATTTCTTCTTATAAGATAGCCAAGCAGTATGATTTGGATATCATTCATACGCAGACAGAGTTCAGTTTAGGTTTGCTTGGTAAAATGGTTGCCAAGGCTTTAAGAATTCCAATTATCCATACCTATCATACACAGTATGAGGACTATGTGACTTATATTGCAAATGGTAAACTGATTCGACCAAGTATGGTCAAACCAATATTGAAGAGCTTTCTGAAAGAAGTGGATGGCTTGATTTGTCCTAGTCCCATTGTTTCAAACCTCATTGATGATTACCAAATTGCTATTCCTAAACGAGTTATTCCTACTGGGATCGAGTTAGAAAAATATCTATGTAATGATATTTCAGATGATGACATTAGAGATTTAAAAGAACAATTACAGATTCAAGAAGATGAAACAATTCTTTTGAGCTTATCTCGAATCTCTTCTGAAAAAAATATTCAAGCTATTATTAAACAGATGCCCGATATTTTAGCGGGTAATTCAAAAGTAAAACTCCTCATTGTTGGTGACGGGCCTTATCTAGAAGATTTAAAAGATATGGCAAGTACCTTAGGTGTTGATGCTAATGTTATTTTCACTGGTATGATACCACATGATAAGGTGGGTCATTATTATAAGGCTTGTGACTTCTTTATTAGTGCTTCAACCAGTGAGACTCAGGGGTTAACTTATATTGAAAGTTTGGCGTGTGGTAAACCGATTATTGCTCATGGTAATCCCTATTTAGATGAACTTATTTCCGACAAAATGTTTGGTACCTTATACTACCACGAGTCTGATTTGGCAGACGCTGTTTTGGACGCTATTCTTGAGACGCCAAAAATGTCACAAGAGTTACTTGATCAAAAGCGTTATGAAATTTCGTCTGAACATTTTGGACAGTCCGTATATACTTTTTATCTAGATACTCTAATTAACAAAAGTGAACGTAACAAACAGAAACTGAGTTTGAGGATTACAGGTTCTAGCAAGAGAGAATCAATTAAGTTGGTTCAGTCAGCAAGTCAATTACCAACAAGAGCTTTTAAAGCTACAGCAGTTACATCTGCGAAAGTAGTCAAAGCTCCTCTTAAAATGGTTAATGCTATTCGTGATTTTTTAGAGTAG
- a CDS encoding glycosyltransferase family 4 protein, whose amino-acid sequence MKVLLYLEAENYLKKSGIGRAIKHQIKALTLIGQAFTTNPKDDYDLVHINTYGLASWLLMVNAQKKGKKVIMHGHSTEEDFRNSFIFSNFVSPLFRRYLCLFYRKADAIITPTLYSKSLIENYGIQKPIYVISNGINLEQYGADPQKEAVFREYFNLKAGQKVVMGAGLFFKRKGIDDFVEVAKAMPDVQFIWFGETNKWVIPAEMRRIIEKDHPANVIFPGYIKGPVYEGAMTGADAFFFPSREETEGIVVLEALASRQNIVLRDIPVYSGWVNQESAELASDVPGFEVALRRIFSGKSHKVEAGYRVAESRSLEKIAAELVDTYQKVMEL is encoded by the coding sequence ATGAAAGTCTTACTATACTTAGAAGCTGAAAATTACTTAAAAAAATCTGGTATCGGCCGCGCTATTAAGCATCAAATAAAAGCTTTAACCTTAATTGGTCAAGCCTTTACGACTAATCCAAAAGATGATTATGATTTGGTCCATATTAATACATACGGGCTAGCTAGTTGGCTATTGATGGTAAATGCACAGAAAAAAGGGAAAAAAGTGATTATGCATGGTCACTCAACAGAGGAAGATTTTCGAAATTCCTTTATTTTTTCCAACTTCGTGTCACCCTTATTTAGGCGCTACCTTTGTTTATTTTATCGGAAAGCTGATGCCATTATTACCCCAACCCTCTATTCTAAATCGCTAATTGAAAACTACGGTATTCAAAAACCAATATATGTTATTTCAAATGGTATTAATTTAGAACAGTACGGAGCAGATCCTCAAAAAGAAGCTGTTTTTCGGGAATATTTTAACTTAAAAGCTGGACAGAAAGTTGTTATGGGTGCAGGGCTCTTTTTCAAACGCAAAGGAATTGACGATTTTGTTGAGGTTGCCAAAGCTATGCCTGATGTGCAATTTATTTGGTTTGGTGAAACTAACAAGTGGGTTATTCCCGCTGAAATGCGTCGCATTATTGAAAAAGATCATCCAGCTAATGTCATTTTTCCTGGCTATATAAAAGGACCAGTCTATGAGGGAGCTATGACTGGGGCTGATGCCTTTTTCTTCCCGAGTCGTGAAGAGACAGAAGGGATAGTTGTTTTAGAAGCCTTAGCTAGCCGCCAAAATATTGTTTTGCGTGATATTCCAGTCTATTCGGGCTGGGTCAATCAGGAGAGTGCTGAATTAGCCAGTGATGTGCCTGGATTTGAAGTGGCGTTAAGACGTATATTCTCCGGTAAGTCCCATAAAGTGGAAGCTGGTTACCGAGTTGCAGAAAGTCGGAGTTTGGAAAAAATTGCTGCTGAGTTAGTAGACACTTATCAAAAAGTAATGGAGTTATAA